CCACTTCGCCTTGTCGGCGCGGCCGGCCTGGATCTCCTCCGCGTTGGTGAAGGCGGCGACCCGGTAGCCCTTGAAGGAGTTGGCGCCGTCCTCCTCGACGGCGGCCAGCAGCGCGGCCGGGCCGTGGCAGACGACGCCTAGCGGCTTGCCGGACTTCAGCGCCAGGGTCAGCAGCTTCCCGGAGTCGGCGTTGACAGCCAGGTCCTCCATCGGGCCGTGTCCGCCGGGGTAGAAGACGGCGTCGTAGTCGCCGAGGTTCACGTCCTCGAGCCGGATCGGGTTCTGGATCTCGGTGATCGAGGCCAGGATGTCCGCGATCTTCTTCGCTCCCTCCTCGCCGCCGTTGACCTGGGGCGCCAGGCTGATGGCGTCCACGGTCGGGACGACACCGCCCGGGGTGGCGACGACGATCTCGTGCCCGGCGGCCTTGAAGGCCTCGTACGGGGCGACGGCCTCCTCGGCCCAGAATCCGCTGGGGTGCTTGGTGCCATCGTTCAGCGTCCAGTAGTCGACGCCAGTCATCACGAAAAGGATCTTCTTCGGCATGATGTGGTCTCCGGGATTCGAGGTTCACGCCCTGCACGCTCAGCACTCTGAACGCCAGTGCGTTGATGTCTCGAAAGTAGACCTTCTCAAGCATCGGGACCAATGAGCACATCGATGCCAGGTATCGGGATTTCGATGCCTTTCCGGGAATAGAATCGACCCATGAACGATCGCGACGTCCCGGGGTCGGCACCGCTGGACCTGAACCTGCTGCGCACCTTCCTGGCGGTGCACCGCTCCGGCTCATTCACGGCTGCCGCCCACCACCTCGGCCTCTCGCAGTCGACCGTGACCACGCAGATCAAGGCTCTGGAGCACCGTCTCGACCGCGAGCTGTTCGAACGCCGCGCCCGCAGCGTCACCCCGTTCCCCTTCGCGGACGAGTTCGCCGCACAGCTGTCCGCCCCGCTCGACCAGCTCGCGCACGTCGCCGGCGAGACGCCCGGCCCCGTCGCGGCATCGGTGTACCTCGCGGGACCAGCAGAGTTCCTGTGCACCGTCCTGCTCGCAGTGCTGGCTCCCCTCACAGCCGACGGCGTCCGGCTGCGGGTGACCACCGGGCTGACCGCCCCGCTGCTGGACGAGCTGCGCGCCGGCCGCCACGATCTCCTCGTCACCACCCAGCGCCCCCGCATCCGCTCCCTGCACGCCGAACCGCTCGCCGACGAGGAGTTCGTCCTGGTCGCGGCTCGCCCGTGGGCGGAGCAGCTGACGGGGCAGGAGCTGCCGAACGCCCTGCAGGAACTCCCGCTGGTCACCTACGCCGAAGACCTGCCGATCGCCCGCCGCTACTGGCGGCACGTCTTCGGCACCCGCCTCCAGGCCCAGGCCGCGGTGACGGTCCCGGATCTGCGCGGCGTCCTCACCGCCGTCACAGCCGGCGCGGGGTGGAGCGTGCTACCCAGCTACCTGTGTCGCGCCGAACTCGCCTCCGGCGCGCTACAGCTCCTCCACGAACCGGAGGACCCTCCCATCAAAACCGCCTACCTCGTCCAACGCCCCGGCGGCTCCACCAATCCGCACGTGGCCCTCGTACGTGACCGGCTGATGACCGCAGCCAAGACCTTCGGCCGGGCAGCTCCTCCAGACGACGGAGCCGATAGCGCACGGTGTTGGGATTGACGAAGAGGTTGAAGCCCACGGGGGCTTGAGGTGTGTCTCTCACAGTGCCGTCGGTGATGCCCTGTTCACGATGAGGTTCCCCCGTTGATCTGGACACCTGGGCACTGGGACGTGTGAGCCCGGGGAAAGCTGCTCTTATGCGACGCCGTCGGCCAGCGGACTTCCCGTACCCGAGAGGCTCTGTGGCAGCGGGTCGGTAGCGCCACCCCCGACGCGCAGGTCTCGCGCGCCGGTGCGGTAGCCGGAGCGGGTGAGATCACCGATCAAGGGAGGGATGCATTGCCGTGAGAAACACCGCGAAGCCCAAGTGAAGCTGTTCGGTCAAGCGATAGACGCTCCCAGGTATGCCTGCTCC
Above is a genomic segment from Streptomyces sp. NBC_01454 containing:
- a CDS encoding LysR family transcriptional regulator → MNDRDVPGSAPLDLNLLRTFLAVHRSGSFTAAAHHLGLSQSTVTTQIKALEHRLDRELFERRARSVTPFPFADEFAAQLSAPLDQLAHVAGETPGPVAASVYLAGPAEFLCTVLLAVLAPLTADGVRLRVTTGLTAPLLDELRAGRHDLLVTTQRPRIRSLHAEPLADEEFVLVAARPWAEQLTGQELPNALQELPLVTYAEDLPIARRYWRHVFGTRLQAQAAVTVPDLRGVLTAVTAGAGWSVLPSYLCRAELASGALQLLHEPEDPPIKTAYLVQRPGGSTNPHVALVRDRLMTAAKTFGRAAPPDDGADSARCWD
- a CDS encoding type 1 glutamine amidotransferase domain-containing protein is translated as MPKKILFVMTGVDYWTLNDGTKHPSGFWAEEAVAPYEAFKAAGHEIVVATPGGVVPTVDAISLAPQVNGGEEGAKKIADILASITEIQNPIRLEDVNLGDYDAVFYPGGHGPMEDLAVNADSGKLLTLALKSGKPLGVVCHGPAALLAAVEEDGANSFKGYRVAAFTNAEEIQAGRADKAKWLLETRLVEAGVDVRVGEPWVSNVVVDRNLVTGQNPASSGPLAAELLKKLA